In one Brevinematales bacterium genomic region, the following are encoded:
- the maf gene encoding septum formation protein Maf, which yields MNKVILASASEGRKRLFETHIKHFAVAVSKVDEEAVAIDDPRKLVCTLALMKAVEVSKKFPDDITIGFDTVVVCDGKVIGKPADKDEAIGILKQIRGKRQLVLTGYAIVNLRLGLEINDYVETVLNLKNMSDEFIAKYVQSHPVTRFAGGYGVQDNDQLIEILSGDFDNVVGAPMRAIINHLKDLGYIE from the coding sequence ATGAATAAAGTGATTCTCGCGAGCGCCTCCGAAGGAAGGAAGCGTTTATTTGAGACTCATATCAAACATTTTGCGGTTGCCGTGTCGAAGGTCGACGAGGAGGCTGTGGCTATCGACGACCCCCGGAAGCTGGTCTGCACCCTCGCGCTGATGAAGGCGGTCGAGGTATCGAAGAAGTTTCCCGACGATATTACGATCGGGTTCGATACGGTGGTGGTTTGCGACGGGAAAGTAATCGGCAAGCCCGCGGATAAGGACGAGGCGATCGGGATACTGAAACAGATTCGCGGGAAGCGTCAGCTTGTCCTGACCGGCTACGCGATTGTCAATCTCAGGCTCGGGTTGGAGATCAACGATTATGTCGAAACGGTGCTGAACCTGAAGAATATGAGCGACGAGTTTATCGCGAAATACGTACAGAGTCATCCTGTTACCCGCTTTGCCGGGGGTTACGGCGTACAGGATAACGATCAGTTGATCGAGATACTCTCCGGGGATTTCGATAACGTGGTCGGCGCGCCCATGCGGGCGATCATCAATCACCTCAAAGATTTAGGGTATATCGAGTAA